Proteins from a genomic interval of Arvicola amphibius chromosome 10, mArvAmp1.2, whole genome shotgun sequence:
- the LOC119824249 gene encoding LOW QUALITY PROTEIN: eukaryotic translation initiation factor 4 gamma 2-like (The sequence of the model RefSeq protein was modified relative to this genomic sequence to represent the inferred CDS: deleted 2 bases in 2 codons) encodes MASGAKWTEKSNGRVKCEVEGAGTRPSALLPGSPPWWSADLHQKVGDIHLAAEEDTAFYGKMLHLLGEGFSFVPSPPLPTPSINIILLKILRCQAAKVESAIAEGGASRFSASSGGGGSRGHAPQHYPKTAGNSEFLGKTPGQNAQKWIPARSTRRDDNSAANNSANEKERHDAIFRKVRGILNKLTPEKFDKLCLELLNVGVESKLILKGVILLIVDKALEEPKYSSLYAQLCLRLAEDAPNFDGPAAEGQPGQKQSTTFRCLLISKLQDEFENRTRNVDVYDKRENPLLPEEEEQRAIAKIKMLGNIKFIGELGKLDLIHESILHKCIKTLLEKKKRVQLKDMGEDLECLCQIMRTVGPRLDHERAKSLMDQYFARMCSLMLSKELPARIRFLLQDTVELREHHWVPRKAFLDNGPKTINQIRQDAVKDLGVFIPAPMAQGRNDFFLEGPFMPPRMKMDRDPLGGLADMFGQMPGSGIGTGPGVIQDRFSPTMGRHRSNQLFNGHGGHIMPPTQSQFGEMGGKFMKSQGLSQLYHNQSQGLLSQLQGQSKDMPPLFSKKGQLNADEISLRPAQSFLMNKNQVPKLQPQITMIPPSAQPPRTQTPPLGQTPQLGLKTNPPLIQEKPAKTSKKPPPSKEELLKQTEAVVTEYLNSGNANEAVNGMREMRAPKHFLPEMLSKVIILSLDRSDEDKEKASSLISLLKQEGIATSDNFMQAFLNVLEQCPKLEVDIPLVKSYLAQFAARAIISELVSISELAQPLESGTHFPLFLLCLQQLAKLQDREWLTELFQQSKVNMQKMLPEIDQNKDRMLEILEGKGLSFLFPLLKLEKELLKQIKLDPSPQTIYKWIKDNISPKLHVDKGFVNILMTSFLQYISSEVSPPSDETNSSSAPSKEQLEQEKQLLLSFKPVMQKFLHDHVDLQVSALYALQVHCYNSSFPKGMLLRFFVHFYDMEIIEEEAFLAWKEDITQEFPGKGKALFQVNQWLTWLETAEEEESEEEAD; translated from the exons TTCTCGGTGAAGGCTTTTCGTTTGtaccatcccctcccctccccaccccatccattaATATTATTCTTTTGAAGATTCTTCGTTGTCAAGCCGCCAAAGTGGAGAGTGCGATCGCAGAAGGGGGTGCTTCTCGTTTCAGTGCTTCTTCGGGCGGAGGAGGAAGTAGGGGT CATGCACCTCAGCACTATCCCAAGACTGCTGGCAACAGCGAGTTCCTGGGGAAAACCCCAGGGCAAAACGCTCAGAAATGGATTCCTGCACGAAGCACTAGACGAGATGACAACTCCGCAGCAAACAACTCCGCAAATGAAAAAGAACGACATGATGCAATCTTCAGGAAAGTAAGAGGCATACTAAATAAGCTTACTCCTGAAAAGTTTGACAAGCTATGCCTTGAGCTCCTCAATGTGGGTGTAGAGTCTAAACTCATCCTTAAAGGGGTCATACTGCTGATTGTGGACAAAGCCCTAGAAGAGCCAAAGTATAGCTCGCTGTATGCTCAGCTATGTCTGCGATTGGCAGAAGATGCACCAAACTTTGATGGCCCAGCAGCAGAGGGTCAACCAGGACAGAAGCAAAGCACAACATTCAGATGCCTCTTGATTTCCAAATTGCAAGATGAATTTGAAAACCGAACCAGAAATGTTGATGTCTATGATAAGCGTGAAAATCCCCTCCTCCCTGAGGAGGAGGAACAAAGAGCTATTGCTAAGATCAAGATGTTGGGGAACATCAAATTTATTGGAGAACTTGGCAAGCTTGATCTTATTCACGAATCTATCCTTCATAAGTGCATCAAAAcacttttggaaaagaaaaagagagtccAACTCAAAGATATGGGAGAGGATTTGGAGTGCCTCTGTCAGATAATGAGGACAGTGGGACCTCGATTAGACCATGAACGAGCCAAGTCCTTAATGGATCAGTACTTTGCCAGAATGTGTTCCTTAATGTTAAGTAAGGAATTGCCAGCAAGGATTCGTTTCCTACTGCAGGATACCGTAGAGTTGCGAGAACACCATTGGGTTCCTCGCAAGGCTTTTCTTGACAATGGACCAAAGACGATCAATCAAATCCGTCAAGATGCAGTCAAAGATCTAGGAGTGTTTATTCCTGCTCCTATGGCTCAAGGGAGGAATGACTTCTTCCTGGAGGGACCGTTCATGCCGCCAAGGATGAAAATGGATAGGGACCCACTTGGGGGACTCGCTGATATGTTTGGACAAATGCCGGGTAGTGGAATTGGTACTGGTCCAGGAGTTATCCAGGATAGATTTTCACCCACGATGGGACGACATCGTTCAAATCAGCTCTTCAATGGCCATGGGGGACACATCATGCCTCCCACGCAATCGCAGTTTGGAGAGATG GGGGGCAAATTTATGAAAAGCCAGGGGCTAAGCCAGCTCTACCATAACCAGAGTCAGGGACTCTTATCCCAGCTGCAAGGACAGTCGAAGGATATGCCACCTCTGTTTTCTAAAAAAGGACAGCTTAATGCAGATGAGATTAGTTTGAGGCCTGCTCAGTCGTTCCTAATGAATAAAAATCAGGTGCCAAAGCTTCAGCCCCAGATAACTATGATTCCTCCCAGTGCACAGCCACCACGCACTCAAACACCACCTCTGGGACAGACACCACAACTTGGCCTCAAAACTAATCCACCACTTATCCAGGAAAAGCCTGCCAAGACTAGCAAAAAGCCACCACCATCAAAGGAAGAACTACTTAAACAGACTGAAGCCGTTGTGACTGAATATCTGAATAGTGGAAATGCAAATGAGGCCGTCAATGGCATGAGAGAAATGAGAGCCCCGAAACACTTTCTTCCTGAGATGTTAAGCAAAGTGATCATCTTGTCACTAGATAGAAGtgatgaagataaagaaaaagcgAGCTCTTTGATCAGTTTACTCAAACAGGAAGGAATAGCCACAAGTGACAACTTCATGCAGGCTTTCCTGAACGTATTGGAGCAGTGCCCCAAACTGGAGGTTGACATCCCCTTGGTGAAATCTTATTTGGCACAGTTTGCAGCTCGTGCTATAATTTCAGAGTTGGTGAGCATTTCAGAACTAGCTCAACCACTGGAGAGTGGcacccacttccctctcttcttACTTTGTCTTCAACAATTAGCTAAATTACAAGATCGAGAATGGCTAACTGAACTTTTTCAACAAAGCAAGGTCAATATGCAGAAAATGCTGCCAGAAATTGATCAGAATAAAGATCGAATGTTGGAGATTCTGGAAGGAAAGGGATTGAGTTTCTTATTCCCGCTTCTTAAATTGGAGAAGGAACTATTGAAGCAAATTAAGCTGGATCCATCCCCTCAAACTAtatataaatggattaaagataACATATCTCCCAAACTTCATGTAGATAAAGGATTTGTGAACATCTTAATGACCAGCTTCTTACAGTACATTTCTAGTGAAGTAAGCCCACCTAGTGATGAAACAAAttcttcctctgctccttccaAAGAACAGTTAGAGCAGGAGAAACAACTGCTACTCTCTTTCAAGCCAGTGATGCAGAAATTCCTTCATGATCATGTGGATCTACAGGTCAGTGCCCTGTATGCTCTGCAGGTGCACTGTTACAACAGCAGCTTCCCAAAAGGCATGTTACTTcgattttttgttcatttctatgACATGGAAATTATTGAGGAGGAAGCTTTCTTGGCTTGGAAGGAAGACATAACTCAAGAGTTTCCAGGAAAAGGCAAGGCTTTGTTCCAGGTAAATCAGTGGCTAACCTGGCTAGAAACTGCtgaagaagaagaatcagaggAAGAAGCTGACTAA